One region of Marivirga arenosa genomic DNA includes:
- a CDS encoding DUF4493 domain-containing protein gives MKTISRYLAIVFLATFFSCNEELTDPESEKEIGFLSLALSLDIDIQKTNRQLSVNTDDFKVIIYDESDNEVSSFERFADMPAQVELPEGNYYVVVHSNNLVPAAFDNPYYYGTSSLFTINKGEVEEVIVTSELANVKVSVAYSDSVLTNFDDWETEVALGSDALIFVKDETRSGYFEVGPLTINATLYFTKSDGTTDSRTVSGTIDNPQPKDHYTITIDATLEAGSSSFTIEVDESTNDIDVTFTNSENQCFIEGQFTGVRYIEYEDPDEENEYKLYYDETTGNVIGLLEQESAPPYFEVNLTYNGNDQVIRAESIDGAYEYFYDGSGRISEYLYYDNLGAGNFELNGRIVNTYTGTQLTKSQFYNNDGAGNYTVPGSYHTYIYPNTTTNDPEQVNSHQSSGLVTERTFYTYDSNPNPYRMVGGFFYFYIDVPGMDFSDHNVVSIVQEEWDAVSGAFVADESSTISYTYNAEGYPTEGSVVQNAEEIIAIFYNYCSL, from the coding sequence ATGAAAACTATTTCTCGTTACCTTGCCATTGTATTCCTTGCCACATTTTTTTCCTGTAATGAAGAACTCACAGATCCAGAATCAGAAAAGGAAATAGGGTTTCTGTCACTAGCCTTAAGTTTAGATATTGACATTCAAAAGACTAATAGACAATTGTCTGTCAATACTGATGATTTTAAAGTGATTATTTATGATGAATCAGATAATGAGGTTAGCTCTTTTGAAAGATTTGCAGACATGCCAGCACAAGTGGAATTGCCGGAAGGTAATTATTATGTAGTAGTTCATTCAAATAACCTGGTGCCTGCTGCTTTCGATAATCCATATTATTATGGTACTAGTTCATTATTCACCATTAATAAAGGAGAAGTTGAAGAGGTAATCGTAACTAGCGAATTGGCCAATGTAAAAGTAAGTGTTGCTTATTCAGATAGTGTTTTAACCAATTTTGATGATTGGGAAACAGAAGTAGCTTTAGGTTCTGATGCCTTGATTTTTGTAAAAGATGAGACTAGATCGGGTTATTTTGAGGTTGGACCCTTAACCATAAATGCGACTTTATATTTTACAAAATCCGATGGTACAACTGACTCAAGAACCGTTTCAGGAACTATCGACAATCCCCAACCAAAAGATCATTACACGATTACAATTGATGCAACACTTGAAGCAGGTAGTTCTTCTTTTACAATAGAGGTGGATGAAAGTACAAATGATATTGATGTGACCTTTACAAATTCCGAAAATCAATGTTTTATTGAAGGTCAATTTACAGGAGTTCGATACATAGAATACGAGGATCCTGATGAGGAAAATGAATACAAGCTCTATTATGATGAGACCACTGGGAATGTAATCGGTTTATTGGAGCAGGAGAGTGCACCTCCTTATTTTGAAGTGAACTTAACCTATAACGGCAATGATCAGGTAATCCGAGCCGAAAGTATTGATGGGGCTTATGAATACTTCTATGATGGTAGCGGTAGAATTTCAGAATATTTGTATTACGATAATTTAGGGGCTGGAAACTTTGAACTTAATGGACGCATTGTAAATACCTATACGGGCACTCAACTTACAAAAAGTCAATTTTATAATAATGATGGGGCAGGAAATTACACTGTTCCTGGCAGCTACCATACTTATATTTACCCTAACACAACTACTAATGATCCCGAGCAGGTAAACTCTCACCAATCGAGCGGTTTAGTAACGGAAAGAACCTTCTACACTTACGATTCTAATCCAAACCCATACCGAATGGTAGGTGGATTCTTTTATTTCTACATTGATGTTCCGGGTATGGACTTTTCTGATCATAATGTAGTTTCTATTGTGCAAGAAGAATGGGATGCAGTGTCTGGGGCATTCGTTGCAGATGAAAGCTCTACAATTAGTTATACTTATAATGCAGAAGGCTATCCTACTGAAGGCAGTGTAGTGCAAAATGCAGAAGAAATAATAGCTATCTTTTATAATTATTGTTCACTATAA
- a CDS encoding SLC13 family permease, protein MRFFNDSRKTARRMYKKLHLNWLFNTSTFIGNLFIALIISYFFRRLGYGEAVDFVFLVSILSVGLWVTEAIPPFAVGILIISLLSFGFGTDYLLETKFPVELFTGTWTSNVIWLLLGGFYLAEGMRIAGLDRALFRFTVERFGNQEDKLLLGLMFTTAIASMVMSNTATTAMMITSVLPLVHTIGKSSPFSKAILTGIPAAASVGGVGTIIGSTPNAIAVGALQEVGIYISFTDWMVIGFPMAIILVYMFWYFLKSRLRLGEVRLNLDEILQTNQNTDKFKRRAVMVTVSVTIIMWLTEYFHGLPVAATSAIPILFLTITQVIRAEHVRKLPWDTLMLVAGGLALGIAIVKVGLAEIVINEINALPISVLFVTIIFSVLAVLVSNVMSNTAAASILVPLAASLALPFGITAPIIVALSCSCAVLLPVSTPANAIAYSTGMMEQKDFRQGGIFFIILAPIFAFGTVMLWYLIAF, encoded by the coding sequence ATGAGATTTTTTAATGATTCCCGTAAAACGGCTAGAAGGATGTATAAAAAGCTACATTTAAACTGGCTTTTCAATACTTCCACCTTTATAGGCAATTTGTTCATAGCTTTGATTATTTCTTATTTTTTTAGGAGGCTAGGATACGGTGAGGCTGTAGATTTTGTGTTTTTGGTTAGTATATTATCTGTAGGCTTATGGGTTACAGAAGCCATTCCACCTTTTGCAGTTGGCATCCTCATCATCTCATTATTATCTTTTGGCTTTGGCACAGACTATTTATTAGAAACAAAATTTCCAGTAGAACTTTTTACCGGCACCTGGACTAGCAATGTGATTTGGTTATTGTTAGGAGGTTTTTATCTGGCTGAAGGTATGCGAATAGCGGGTTTAGACAGAGCCTTATTTCGGTTTACGGTAGAACGATTTGGAAATCAGGAAGATAAATTATTGCTTGGCCTTATGTTCACTACTGCTATAGCTAGTATGGTGATGTCGAACACTGCCACCACAGCGATGATGATTACTTCTGTATTGCCGCTAGTGCATACGATCGGAAAATCATCTCCCTTCTCCAAAGCCATCTTAACGGGCATACCAGCAGCGGCATCCGTAGGGGGAGTGGGAACCATTATTGGGAGCACGCCAAATGCTATAGCGGTTGGGGCATTGCAAGAAGTGGGAATCTACATTTCCTTTACCGACTGGATGGTGATAGGATTTCCAATGGCGATCATATTAGTGTATATGTTTTGGTATTTTCTAAAAAGCAGATTAAGGTTAGGGGAGGTCAGACTGAATCTAGATGAAATTTTACAGACCAATCAAAATACTGATAAATTCAAAAGGAGAGCTGTAATGGTCACCGTGAGTGTGACCATTATCATGTGGTTAACTGAATATTTCCATGGTTTGCCAGTGGCTGCCACCTCCGCCATTCCTATTTTATTTTTAACCATTACTCAGGTTATCAGAGCGGAACATGTCCGTAAACTACCCTGGGATACCTTAATGCTAGTAGCGGGTGGTTTGGCATTAGGTATAGCCATTGTTAAAGTTGGACTGGCTGAGATCGTGATCAATGAGATTAATGCATTGCCTATATCAGTCCTATTCGTAACGATAATCTTCAGTGTGCTGGCAGTGCTAGTATCCAATGTGATGAGCAATACGGCAGCAGCTTCTATTTTGGTTCCATTAGCAGCCAGTTTAGCCCTTCCATTTGGGATTACTGCTCCTATTATTGTAGCCTTAAGTTGCTCCTGCGCAGTACTTTTACCCGTTTCAACTCCAGCAAATGCCATTGCCTATTCTACGGGTATGATGGAACAAAAGGATTTTAGACAAGGAGGTATCTTTTTTATTATTCTAGCCCCAATTTTTGCTTTTGGAACAGTCATGCTGTGGTATCTTATAGCTTTTTAA
- a CDS encoding cation:proton antiporter: MNIFQIITLLIVISALFSYLNVRFFKLPTTIGLMIMAMLFTLGITISSFFTDVLLNNAVEIISSIDFKEVLLDVMLSFLLFAGALHTKLSHIKTQRYPILMFATFGVLVSTILIGSLTFYLLNFMNLPISFMQALLFGALISPTDPIAVLGILKKAGAPKRLETKIVGESLFNDGVGVVIFLVLFQLAANPEADISIGHISFLFFEEVGGGILLGLGLGYATYWMLKSIDNYETEVMLTLAMVMGGYLLASSLHFSGPLAMVVAGLFLGNDTQRQSSMSEITERYVDKFWEILDVFLNAILFVLIGLEVLILSFEDNYIIAGLILIPISLICRYLALLGPIQIFKKKLDFVPRTGLIMTWGGLRGGISIALALSLTDEMNRELIVAITYIIVVFSIIVQGLTVEKVLKWLKVS; the protein is encoded by the coding sequence ATGAATATATTCCAAATCATAACTTTACTAATCGTCATTTCTGCCTTATTTAGTTATTTGAACGTTCGGTTTTTCAAATTGCCGACCACCATAGGCCTCATGATCATGGCCATGCTGTTCACGCTTGGCATTACCATTTCTTCTTTTTTTACGGATGTGCTTTTAAATAATGCGGTTGAAATTATTAGTTCTATTGATTTTAAAGAAGTTCTACTTGATGTAATGCTTAGTTTCCTGCTTTTTGCTGGGGCACTGCATACTAAACTGAGCCATATCAAAACACAACGCTATCCTATTTTGATGTTTGCTACTTTCGGGGTTTTGGTATCTACCATATTGATTGGAAGTCTTACTTTTTACTTGCTTAACTTCATGAATCTTCCCATAAGCTTTATGCAAGCTTTACTTTTTGGTGCGCTCATCTCTCCTACTGACCCTATTGCGGTTTTAGGTATTCTCAAAAAAGCGGGTGCTCCCAAAAGGCTGGAAACCAAAATAGTAGGTGAAAGTCTTTTCAATGATGGTGTGGGAGTAGTCATTTTCTTGGTCCTTTTTCAGCTCGCTGCCAATCCTGAGGCAGATATCTCCATAGGTCATATCAGCTTTTTATTTTTTGAAGAAGTGGGTGGTGGTATACTTTTAGGTTTAGGCTTAGGCTATGCTACCTATTGGATGCTCAAATCAATTGACAATTATGAAACTGAAGTCATGCTAACCTTAGCTATGGTGATGGGAGGCTATTTATTGGCTAGCAGTTTACATTTCTCTGGTCCTTTAGCCATGGTAGTGGCAGGCTTATTTTTAGGGAATGATACACAAAGACAGTCTTCCATGAGCGAAATTACTGAACGCTATGTAGATAAGTTTTGGGAAATCTTAGATGTATTTTTGAATGCCATCCTTTTTGTTTTAATAGGTTTAGAAGTACTGATTCTAAGCTTTGAAGACAACTATATTATAGCCGGATTAATCCTCATTCCTATTTCCTTGATCTGTCGTTACCTAGCCCTTTTAGGGCCAATTCAAATTTTCAAAAAGAAATTGGATTTTGTTCCAAGAACAGGATTAATCATGACTTGGGGAGGATTAAGAGGGGGAATATCAATTGCCTTAGCGCTTTCCCTTACGGATGAGATGAATCGAGAGCTAATTGTGGCCATAACCTATATCATTGTGGTATTTAGCATTATCGTACAAGGACTAACAGTGGAAAAAGTGCTTAAATGGTTGAAAGTGAGCTGA
- a CDS encoding OmpA family protein, whose product MKYFLLLLLSCSSSFFLSAQTNFLMQEDFTAPALSWQFKSDSYAQYHYDGQRLSIDRTNQTDLFATYSHIAINPKSDYKIEALLRQTQGGNEASYGIHWGSDYNSRSTFSFVINSTGVYKIYSSWGSRIKQFTGWLKAAEIRGNGNDHKLTIHKRQDSIYFSINDQELAQIRASRVHFQGGKIGVVLNGDIGISVDYFHVLQDKPAINQLASQPKVIKEKLPYPINTDAQELNPIVSYDGQSLYFTRNEGGEMAQEIWRSNLENGKWGTPVKLGFPLNTAGNNNVMGIGTDNSTLILSNTYSDDGLSLIGKGYSIAKWEGDKWSIPEKIEISSYMNSSNTAETSLSASGTTMIMSLKTGYNAGMNDLYRSISRSYTKSWSGPSSLKNVVNSFGNEITPFLAADGKTLYFSSEGHSGYGDQDIFMSRMLDERGFEWSEPINLGPEINTANWDGYFTIPAHGEWAYMVSANDNASQLDLYRVKLPEALKPDPVVLIKGKVLDAQTKEPLNAQIYFESLPRGRRLNKVKSKGSNGTYQIILPYGEHYGYYTQLDGYLSTHDNIDLKQKENYQEITRDIYLSPLSEGSFISLNNVYFAQGSYEILEASHPELDRLIRLMRSSETMEIEIGGHTERRGSARLNKILSQDRADAVKAYVVQAGIDEKRIKTKGYGSSKPITEGKTELERKQNRRVEYTILSL is encoded by the coding sequence ATGAAGTATTTTTTGCTGCTGTTATTAAGCTGCTCTTCAAGCTTTTTCTTGTCTGCTCAAACGAACTTTTTGATGCAAGAAGATTTCACAGCCCCAGCTCTTTCATGGCAATTCAAAAGTGATAGTTATGCCCAATATCATTATGATGGTCAGCGCTTAAGCATCGACCGAACGAATCAAACAGATCTTTTTGCTACTTATAGTCACATTGCCATAAACCCTAAATCAGATTATAAAATTGAAGCTTTGCTTAGGCAAACTCAGGGTGGAAATGAGGCTTCATACGGTATCCATTGGGGATCGGATTATAATAGCCGATCGACTTTTTCCTTTGTCATTAATTCTACCGGAGTCTATAAAATTTATTCGAGCTGGGGAAGTCGAATCAAGCAGTTTACGGGCTGGCTTAAGGCAGCTGAAATTCGAGGCAACGGCAATGATCATAAACTGACCATTCATAAACGGCAAGACTCCATATATTTTAGTATAAATGATCAAGAGTTAGCTCAAATAAGGGCAAGCAGGGTCCATTTTCAAGGGGGCAAAATTGGAGTGGTATTGAATGGAGATATTGGCATAAGCGTAGATTATTTCCACGTATTACAAGATAAACCGGCAATTAATCAATTGGCAAGCCAGCCTAAAGTGATCAAGGAAAAGCTCCCCTATCCTATTAATACGGATGCCCAGGAATTAAATCCCATCGTGTCTTATGACGGCCAAAGCTTATATTTTACCAGAAATGAAGGGGGCGAAATGGCGCAGGAAATATGGCGTTCTAATTTGGAGAATGGGAAATGGGGAACTCCGGTAAAACTGGGATTTCCACTAAACACAGCCGGCAACAATAATGTGATGGGGATAGGCACTGATAATTCTACACTAATTTTAAGCAATACCTATTCAGATGATGGTTTAAGCCTAATTGGGAAGGGCTATTCAATTGCAAAATGGGAAGGCGATAAATGGTCTATACCTGAAAAAATAGAGATATCAAGTTATATGAATTCCTCAAATACGGCAGAAACGAGCCTTTCAGCCTCAGGTACCACTATGATTATGTCTTTAAAAACAGGGTATAATGCGGGTATGAATGATTTATACCGATCTATTTCACGATCTTACACTAAAAGTTGGTCGGGTCCCAGTTCTTTAAAAAATGTTGTGAACAGCTTTGGTAATGAAATTACCCCCTTTTTAGCGGCTGATGGTAAAACACTCTACTTCTCCAGCGAAGGGCATTCGGGTTATGGTGATCAGGATATTTTTATGAGTCGCATGTTGGATGAAAGAGGATTTGAATGGAGTGAGCCGATCAACTTAGGTCCTGAAATCAATACCGCAAACTGGGATGGATATTTTACGATTCCGGCTCATGGTGAGTGGGCTTATATGGTATCAGCAAATGATAATGCTTCCCAGTTAGATCTATACCGAGTGAAACTACCAGAAGCACTAAAACCTGATCCTGTGGTATTGATTAAAGGTAAAGTGTTGGATGCTCAAACAAAAGAGCCTTTAAATGCTCAGATCTATTTTGAATCCTTACCTAGAGGAAGAAGATTAAATAAAGTAAAGTCAAAGGGCTCTAATGGAACTTACCAAATAATCCTGCCCTATGGTGAGCACTATGGTTATTATACACAGTTAGACGGTTATTTATCTACGCATGACAATATAGATTTAAAGCAAAAGGAGAACTATCAGGAAATTACCCGTGACATTTATTTAAGCCCGCTAAGCGAAGGCTCATTTATCAGTTTGAATAATGTTTATTTTGCACAAGGGAGCTATGAAATTTTGGAAGCTTCACATCCTGAATTAGATCGCTTGATAAGACTCATGCGTTCTTCTGAAACCATGGAAATAGAAATTGGAGGTCATACGGAAAGAAGAGGTTCTGCCAGGCTCAATAAGATTTTATCGCAAGACAGAGCCGATGCTGTAAAAGCCTATGTAGTGCAGGCAGGAATTGATGAGAAACGAATTAAGACCAAAGGCTATGGTTCTTCAAAACCCATTACGGAAGGAAAAACTGAGTTAGAGAGAAAGCAAAACAGAAGAGTGGAATACACTATATTGTCTTTATAA
- a CDS encoding helix-turn-helix domain-containing protein, which translates to MHSSFLFVVVVISISVSLLLALFLFTLKSPNQRSNYLFATFLLLTAIDTSGYFYTSDNGLMTNLAMMRNLVIFLQLPTLYLYVLSACYSNFSLRPKHLVHTIPFIVVNLMFMPRFYLQGNEQKIQFLTNFKEVFEVQVNHVLLHLQVILYLVLIFLAIRKAKNLYLENNAGKKVQAYQWLFQLAFAISLFYAVALLKNIFKFSSYEHISTLLRASLYVFYLIIICWYLLKSLNNPGLFRNVDSKQKLVATLVAENKTVDKNDTLHNARIKQLNDYMLKEEPYLDPSINIQALSDKIELQARELSVLINHEIGLHFFDYINSFRIKKASQILSDPNNKQLTVLEVLYEVGFNSKSSFNTAFKKHTGFTPTEYRKKHL; encoded by the coding sequence ATGCATTCGAGCTTTCTTTTTGTTGTAGTGGTCATTTCCATATCGGTATCACTGTTATTAGCGCTTTTTCTTTTTACCTTAAAGTCGCCTAACCAGCGGAGCAATTATCTATTTGCAACCTTTTTATTACTCACAGCTATTGATACAAGTGGCTATTTTTATACTTCAGATAATGGACTGATGACCAATCTCGCCATGATGAGGAATCTGGTGATCTTTTTGCAATTACCAACTTTGTACCTTTATGTACTTTCTGCTTGCTATTCTAATTTCAGCCTTCGGCCTAAACATCTAGTACATACTATACCTTTTATTGTGGTTAACCTGATGTTTATGCCCCGCTTTTACTTGCAGGGAAATGAACAAAAAATACAGTTTCTTACAAATTTTAAAGAGGTATTTGAAGTACAAGTCAATCATGTGTTACTCCACTTACAAGTCATCCTTTACCTGGTGTTGATTTTTTTAGCTATAAGGAAAGCGAAAAACTTATATTTGGAAAATAATGCCGGAAAGAAAGTACAGGCCTACCAATGGCTATTTCAGTTGGCATTCGCTATATCGTTATTTTATGCGGTGGCCTTACTTAAAAATATCTTCAAGTTTTCGAGCTATGAGCATATTTCCACTCTTTTACGTGCTTCTTTATATGTCTTTTACCTCATCATCATCTGTTGGTACTTATTAAAATCCTTGAACAATCCTGGCTTATTTAGGAATGTAGATTCTAAGCAAAAGCTTGTAGCTACTTTGGTAGCCGAAAATAAAACTGTAGACAAGAATGATACCCTTCACAATGCCCGCATTAAACAGCTTAATGATTATATGCTGAAAGAAGAGCCTTATCTCGATCCATCGATTAACATTCAGGCGCTATCAGATAAAATTGAATTACAGGCAAGGGAGCTTTCTGTCTTGATTAATCATGAAATTGGTCTTCATTTCTTTGATTATATCAACTCATTCAGAATTAAAAAGGCGTCTCAGATTTTATCTGATCCAAATAATAAGCAATTAACTGTGTTAGAGGTATTATATGAAGTAGGCTTTAACTCAAAATCTTCATTCAATACGGCCTTCAAAAAACATACAGGCTTCACACCTACAGAATACCGTAAAAAGCACTTATAA
- a CDS encoding serine hydrolase domain-containing protein → MKTAFTIISLLLFVNTFTYAQRTTQRIDSLVNSFHESNPEISMSVGFIQGGETFFTAYGNLSREGNDAIDKHTLFEIASITKIMTANLIAQAVLESKLKVDDYIDDYLPAVYQLNKTIQNKIKISDLASHQSGLPDIDFRELIEKNPQQPTASVDQDLLTKLINQCNSLKDYGSYRYSTVGFVLLGQILEDLYGKSYDQLVREKIIAPLNMTRTYTTDFDVANVAIGYNKDGGVQAPFIWNIVAPSGLVKSSTSDMMKFLSALLDETSAIGQAAKLTEVPYFIEGNEAIGLGTNIIQDGDNTLYLKSGDLLGQSSMLCYNRLSDWGVLIFMNQNDWKLRNDMLNTMYESILKDQ, encoded by the coding sequence ATGAAAACTGCATTTACTATTATTTCGCTTCTATTATTCGTTAATACCTTCACTTACGCTCAGCGCACCACCCAACGTATCGACTCTCTAGTCAATAGCTTCCATGAGTCCAATCCTGAGATAAGCATGAGCGTTGGCTTTATACAAGGAGGAGAAACATTTTTTACGGCTTATGGCAATTTGAGCCGAGAAGGGAATGATGCTATTGACAAGCATACGCTATTTGAAATTGCCTCAATCACCAAGATTATGACTGCTAACCTAATTGCTCAGGCCGTATTAGAGAGTAAGTTAAAGGTTGATGACTACATAGATGATTATTTGCCTGCGGTTTATCAGCTGAATAAAACTATTCAAAACAAGATCAAAATATCGGATCTGGCCTCGCATCAATCAGGTTTGCCAGATATTGATTTTAGAGAACTCATTGAAAAAAATCCTCAACAACCTACTGCTTCGGTAGACCAAGATTTATTAACTAAGCTGATCAATCAATGTAACAGCTTAAAAGACTATGGTAGTTATAGATATTCTACTGTCGGTTTTGTGCTGCTGGGTCAGATTTTGGAGGATTTATATGGGAAAAGCTATGATCAACTTGTCAGAGAAAAGATTATTGCCCCACTCAACATGACCCGTACTTATACCACAGACTTTGATGTTGCTAATGTCGCAATTGGCTATAATAAAGACGGTGGCGTGCAAGCTCCTTTTATCTGGAATATTGTTGCGCCTTCAGGCTTGGTGAAATCAAGTACCTCTGATATGATGAAATTCTTAAGCGCTTTGCTAGATGAAACTAGTGCAATCGGTCAAGCTGCTAAATTAACTGAAGTACCGTATTTTATTGAGGGAAATGAAGCTATTGGCTTAGGTACAAATATTATACAGGATGGCGATAATACTTTATACCTAAAATCAGGAGATTTATTAGGGCAATCCTCTATGCTATGCTATAATAGACTTTCTGATTGGGGAGTGCTAATTTTTATGAATCAGAATGACTGGAAGCTCAGAAACGATATGCTTAATACCATGTATGAAAGCATATTAAAGGACCAATAA
- a CDS encoding fasciclin domain-containing protein yields the protein MSEAEEVVEEVMEEPSNDIVALAMGTESLSTLVSAVKAAGLVETLQGEGPFTVFAPTNEAFAALPEGTLDDLLKPENVEKLKSILTYHVVSGKVMSTDLSDGMEAATVNGKKITIGTTDGVKINDANVVSADVEASNGVVHLIDAVILPPEN from the coding sequence ATGTCAGAAGCTGAAGAGGTTGTAGAGGAAGTGATGGAAGAGCCTTCAAATGATATTGTAGCCCTAGCTATGGGTACAGAAAGTTTATCAACTTTAGTAAGTGCTGTAAAAGCTGCGGGTTTAGTAGAAACATTACAAGGAGAAGGTCCTTTTACTGTTTTTGCTCCTACCAATGAAGCATTTGCTGCATTACCTGAAGGTACTTTAGATGACTTATTGAAACCAGAAAATGTTGAAAAGCTTAAATCTATTTTAACCTATCATGTTGTAAGTGGAAAGGTGATGTCAACCGATTTATCTGATGGTATGGAAGCTGCTACTGTGAATGGTAAGAAAATTACAATCGGAACTACTGATGGGGTTAAAATAAACGATGCAAATGTTGTTTCGGCAGATGTTGAGGCTTCAAATGGTGTTGTTCACCTTATAGACGCTGTAATTCTTCCACCAGAGAATTAA
- a CDS encoding proton-conducting transporter transmembrane domain-containing protein translates to MQTNLYALVPLVAPLLLYGLAIMLLFKWKKPAKLLIETIGWLGIFISLACAFIVYFLGSSQSMLLGSSGLGFAIRMDPLSITMLIMIALLGFIVLKYSLNYLDGDDRQNIFIARLATTIASVELLVIAGNIAQLFIFWVITSICLHYLLIFYKNRPQAVAAARKKFIVARIGDFSFLAACILLYLQFNTGNLELIFEKASAVSSLNTALTSATILLVIAAVLKSAQFPTHGWLIEVVETPTPVSALLHAGLLNAGPFLMVRMAFLMNMSEPASLLLIFIGGFTAMIASVVFLTQPTVKIALGYSSVAHMGFMLLICGFGVYTAAILHLVAHSFYKAHAFLSSGSVVDTVKAKRVKLPSRKGSIGRIITSIMIAIVIYGLFSWIWGIKPDEEFALMATGAIIVMGLSQIIAPALDSSGGIKGIMKSAYLAFMVALAFFSLEKGAHYLLHSQIPTHYEPTMVIKMAVLSILILFALVVLLQLMAPNLKKGSFTYNLGIHLRNGLYANVIFDRLIGALKKDKFKWANLTVEEEQREEQRSSEIKLSLESQR, encoded by the coding sequence ATGCAAACAAACCTTTACGCTTTAGTTCCCCTAGTGGCTCCTTTACTTCTGTATGGACTGGCCATAATGTTACTGTTTAAATGGAAAAAACCAGCGAAGCTATTGATAGAAACAATAGGTTGGTTAGGTATTTTCATATCGCTCGCATGTGCTTTTATTGTCTACTTTTTAGGGTCTAGCCAATCCATGCTTTTAGGAAGTTCTGGTTTAGGATTTGCAATAAGAATGGATCCTTTGAGTATCACTATGTTGATTATGATCGCGCTATTAGGATTTATAGTATTAAAATATAGTCTAAATTATCTTGATGGTGATGATAGACAAAATATTTTTATAGCCAGATTAGCGACCACCATTGCCTCAGTAGAACTTCTTGTGATTGCAGGGAATATTGCTCAATTATTTATCTTCTGGGTAATCACCAGTATTTGTCTTCACTACCTTCTTATTTTTTACAAAAATAGACCTCAAGCAGTTGCAGCAGCTCGAAAGAAATTTATTGTTGCTAGAATAGGCGATTTCAGTTTTTTAGCGGCTTGTATCCTTCTTTATCTACAATTCAATACAGGAAATCTGGAATTAATTTTTGAGAAAGCAAGTGCAGTCTCTAGCCTAAATACAGCTTTAACATCAGCAACTATTCTTTTGGTTATTGCAGCAGTATTGAAATCAGCGCAATTTCCAACTCATGGCTGGTTAATTGAAGTAGTTGAAACCCCTACTCCTGTATCTGCTTTACTTCATGCAGGTTTACTTAATGCAGGCCCTTTCTTGATGGTCAGAATGGCATTCTTAATGAATATGTCCGAACCAGCTTCTCTCCTACTTATCTTTATCGGAGGATTTACCGCAATGATTGCATCAGTAGTATTTTTGACTCAACCCACTGTAAAAATTGCTTTAGGATATTCCTCAGTAGCTCATATGGGTTTCATGCTGCTAATTTGTGGCTTTGGAGTTTACACGGCAGCTATTCTTCATTTAGTGGCCCATTCATTTTATAAAGCCCATGCTTTTCTTTCTTCAGGAAGTGTTGTTGACACGGTTAAGGCTAAAAGAGTTAAGCTACCTAGCAGAAAGGGAAGTATTGGCAGAATTATCACTAGTATAATGATAGCCATTGTTATTTATGGATTATTTAGTTGGATTTGGGGCATTAAGCCAGATGAAGAATTTGCACTTATGGCTACTGGAGCCATTATTGTAATGGGTTTATCTCAAATAATTGCTCCAGCTTTAGATTCTTCAGGTGGCATAAAAGGTATTATGAAATCAGCCTATTTAGCTTTCATGGTTGCATTAGCATTTTTTAGCTTAGAAAAAGGAGCTCATTACTTACTGCACAGTCAAATCCCAACACATTACGAACCTACAATGGTTATTAAAATGGCTGTACTATCAATTTTAATTCTCTTTGCTTTAGTGGTTTTATTGCAATTAATGGCCCCAAACCTCAAAAAAGGGAGTTTTACATACAATCTCGGTATCCATCTCAGAAATGGCCTTTATGCCAATGTAATTTTTGATCGATTGATCGGGGCTTTAAAGAAAGATAAATTCAAGTGGGCAAATCTTACTGTTGAGGAAGAGCAAAGAGAAGAACAAAGGTCTTCTGAAATAAAATTAAGCCTGGAATCTCAACGATAA